A single genomic interval of Mycolicibacterium holsaticum DSM 44478 = JCM 12374 harbors:
- a CDS encoding PaaI family thioesterase: MSDDPHLIDPDYAKHGGFPDFAPAEPGPGFGRFLTAMRRLQDLAVSADPDSDTWDQAADRAEDLVQLLEPFEAPEGVGPANRVPSLPGAGSLLMPPYRDVTLRPEGVELTVQFSRFSVGGNSAVHGGVLPLLFDSVFGMVIHAVGRPISRTAFLHVDYRNVTPIDTPLTARGWMREAEGRKAFVNAELRDPEENLLAEANGLMIRLLPGQP, from the coding sequence GTGAGCGATGATCCGCACCTGATCGATCCCGACTATGCCAAACACGGTGGCTTTCCCGATTTCGCGCCCGCGGAGCCGGGACCCGGTTTCGGACGGTTCCTGACCGCGATGCGTCGGCTGCAGGACCTTGCCGTCTCCGCGGATCCCGACAGCGACACCTGGGACCAGGCCGCCGACCGCGCAGAGGACTTGGTTCAGCTGCTCGAGCCCTTCGAGGCGCCCGAAGGCGTCGGCCCCGCCAACCGGGTTCCGTCGCTGCCCGGCGCGGGCAGCCTGCTGATGCCGCCGTACCGGGACGTCACCCTGCGCCCCGAGGGGGTCGAGCTCACCGTGCAGTTCAGCCGCTTCTCGGTGGGTGGCAACTCCGCGGTGCACGGCGGCGTGCTGCCGTTGCTGTTCGATTCGGTGTTCGGCATGGTCATCCACGCCGTGGGGCGCCCGATCAGCCGTACCGCGTTCTTACACGTCGACTACCGCAACGTGACCCCCATCGACACCCCGCTGACCGCACGCGGCTGGATGCGAGAGGCCGAGGGCCGCAAGGCGTTCGTCAACGCCGAGCTGCGCGACCCCGAGGAGAACCTGCTCGCCGAGGCCAACGGGCTGATGATTCGCCTGCTGCCGGGCCAGCCATGA